CGCTCCGTCGCGCCGTGGTCAGTGCCCCGGCGGCAGTAAGATAGGCCGCTCTCGCTGTGGCCGCGGCGCGCTCCAGCCGCTCGCGTTCTTCATCCGCCGTGTCCAGCAGAGCGAGTCGTTCCTGCATGGTCCGGCGCAGGTCAGACAGCCCGGCCACTTCCGTGCCGTGCTTACGCGCTGCTGCCCGCAAGGCGAACAGGCGCTCCTCGATTGCTTCCAGGGACTGGTCATCGTCGTCCAGGCCGCTGGCCAGAGACTCAAGGCCACTTCGCACCTCCGCCGCCTCGGCGATGGCCCTGTCCACTGCGTCAAGCAGTGCCTGACCGGCCACGCCGGCATCGGTCCGAATCGTCGCGATTGCGCGCGCCGCCACATGCAGCGACTCCTCCGCCCGGCCGGCACCGGCCACGGCGTCGAGTGCCTGGGTCAGGCCGGCCACAAGCCGGTCACGGTTCTGCAGCCGGCGGCGTGCATCGGCCAACGCGGTCTCTTCGTCGGGCTGGGGATCAAGGTCTGTCAGATCGGCGATACTTTCGGCCAGGAAGGCGGCGTCCTGCCGTGACTGGTTGGTCCGTCCAACGGCGTCGGCCGCGGTGCGGACGGCATCACGCCAGGCCCGCCACGCCGCAGCCGTAGTCGCCAGTTCCGCCTGGTGGCCACCGAATGCGTCAAGCACGGCGGCGTGCCCCGTCTCGTCCAGCAGACCATGCTGTTCAAACTGACCCTGGATCTCTGCCAGGCTGTCGCCGATGTCACGCAGCAGACCGACACTGACGGTCTGGTCGTTGACATAGGCGCGGGTCCGGCCATCGCGGCTCAGTGTCCGGCGCAGCAGCAACATGCCATCTTCCACATGGAGGCCGGCTTCGCGGGCGTTGCGACAGGCGGCATGTTCATCATCTATCTGAAACAGGGCCGAGATGGTGGCCTGTTCCGCTCCCGGCCGCAGCAGTGCCGCGTCGGCGCGACCGCCCAGAGCCTGTCCAAGACAATCGAGAAGAATGGATTTTCCGGCGCCGGTCTCGCCGGTCAGCGCGCACAACCCGGACTCAAACTCGATATCCAGGCTTTCGATCAGAATCACATTGCGAATCGAAAGACGGCACAGCATGACCGGGGCTAGAACAGCCAGTCCCAGGTCCGTGTCAGGATTCCGCGATCCTGCCCGGGCGGGCGGATTGCCTCGCCGGTGGTGAGTTCATAGGTGTCCACATACCACTCGCTGCCGGGATAATTGTAGCCGAGGACAGCCGCGGTGCGTTCTGCCTGGTCGTTTATACCGAGGGCGGAATAGACCTCGTTGATGCGGTGCAGCGCTTCGGGAACGTGAGTTGTTGTTTGGTAATCCCGCACCACGATACGGAACCGGCTGAGCGCTGCCAGATAGTCACCACGTCGCTGGTAGAAACGCCCGACCTCCATTTCCTTGCCGGCCAGATGGTCGCGGACCAGGTCCAGTTTCAGTCCGGCATCGCGGGCATAATCGCTATCGGGGAACCGTCGAATGACCTCGCCCAGCGACTGCAGCGCCTGTGCCGTCAGCGATTGGTCGCGACCAACATCAATGATCTGCTCATAGAATGAGATGGCTTTGAGATAATAGGCATAGGGCGTGTCACGGTTCGACGGATGAAGCTGAATAAACCGGTCGGCCGCGACGACGGCGTCGTCATAGGCATTGTTCGCATAGTGCGCATAGGCGGCCATGAGCTGCGCCTTGGTCGCCCAGATGGAGTAGGGGTGTTGTCGCTCCACCTCGTCAAAGCCAATGGCGGCTTCTGCAAAATCGCCTGCGGCCAGCTGGTCGAGAGCAATGTTGTAGAGGTCTTCCACCGGCCTATCGACATAGGCCCGCTCATTGTCGCCGGAACAGGCCGCAAGCACGAACATTATAGCGGCCAGCAGCGATGCAGCGCGGCCGCGGCGGAGGACGATCTGGGCTGTCTGTCTGGTCATAAGGTCGGCCGGTGGGAACAGGGCATGGCCTCAAGGTGAGCCATCCTGCCCTTATACCATCGGCAGCCAACGATACACAGATGCCGGCCGCAAATGGGGCGAGCGGCGGTGGCCGCTCCGGGCCGAAGGCTACAAGCCGCCGGCCACCGCCTGGCGGGCAGGCTGAACCGGCACGTCTGCGACCGGCGACGCAGGCAAGGTCGTCACCTGCCAGGCACTGTCGTCGGAAAACAGCCGTTGCAGCAGGGCATGGTTGAGGGCGTGGCCAGAGCGCCAGCCAGTGACGGCGCCAGTCAGCGGCGCGCCAGCCAGATAGAGGTCGCCCAGGCAATCCAGCGCCTTGTGGCGCACAAATTCGTCCGGAAAACGCAGGCCTTCATCGTTGAGGACCCGATCACCGCTGAGTACCACCGCATTGTCCAGTGAGCCGCCAAGCGCCAGCCCGGCGGACCGCATGGCGCTGACCTCGTGATCGAAGCCGAACGTGCGGGCCCGGGCCAGATGTGATTTGAAGCTGCCTTCCTCCAGACGGAAAGAGACGTCCTGGCGGCCGATCATTGATTCGCTGAACTCGATGGCCATGTGGATCGTGAGTTCGGCCGCGGGCGCAATATCCAGCGACTTTCCGTCGCCCGTCACACCGACCGGCGTCTGAACCTGAATGGCGCGGCGCGGCGCCTTCTGGGCAGCCCGGCCGGCGCACTCAATCAGAAAGACAAAAGGAGCGCTGCTGCCATCCATGGCCGGCACTTCCGGCCCGTCCAGCTCAATTACTGCATTATCGATAGCGCAGCCGGCCAGCGCGGCCATCAGGTGCTCCACAGTACCGACGGTCGTGCCGTCACCATCGCCGACAACGGTGCACAGCGAAGTATCCACCACGTGGCTCCAATGGGCGGGAATATGGGTCGGGCGCAGCCCGCGCCGGCGGCGGAAGACGATACCGGAGCTCTCAGGGGCGGGATGAAGCACCAACGTGACGGTGGCACCGGAGTGAAGGCCGATCCCGCTGCACTGAATGGACGATTTCAGGGTGTGCTGAACTTGCACACCGGCTGTGGTGGAATCGGTGGAGAGTGGTGTGACCGACGCAATGGCGTTGGTGGCGGCAGGTTGTTCGCAGGGGCGGTCTTTGCTGGACAAATCTATTCTCGCCGCATCGCCTGAAAAACTGCAGGACCGGAAAACTGTCGAATGGCCGATCACAGATAACGATCTGCAACGGCTCACAATCCGCAGGAAAACGTATCAGGCCCGGATATAGGGCCCAAATCACCAATTGTTTCTGAATATTGCCTGCTCGGCTGGCTGGAGCAGTGGTCGGATCGCCGAGATGCTCTGAGCCGTGTCCCGGAACCCCCACCCCGGAACCGTGTCGGCTCCGGGGTGGCGGTCGCCGGTGGTCAGTTGGCCTGCCGGCGCAGGAAGGCCGGGATATCCAACAAATCGTCCTCGTGCGGCGTACGGCCGGGGCGCTCGGTGGCGGTCAGGCCGCCGAGTTGCGCCTGCGGGGTGGCCTGCCGGGCAACCACCTGCGGCCGGCCGGCCGGCCTGGCAGGGTGTTCCGCCGCGGCTTCCGGTTGGCGCGGCGCGGGCGCCGGTTCGCCGGTCGTCGCGGGCCTGGTCGCGACTGGTCCCGCTGTGGCGGCCGAGGCTTCGGGATCACGCGTCTCGTCCGGCCGGCGACGGGCGCGACCGGTGCCGGTGACCCGTTCGAACAGGCTCGGCCCCCGGCGCCCGCGCATCGGTTGGCCGCGGCCATTGACCATGTCGGCTTCGGCGAAGGGCTCGGGCCGGGAAACCGCCGGCCGCCGGCCGGTGGTCACCGGCGGTGGCGCAATGAAGGGCTCGCCGTGAGCCCGGGCGGCGAGCGCCGTTTCACCGCTGTCAGGAGTCGTGGCGGTCTCCGCCGCGGCCTGGTCCATATGGCCTTCGTTGGAAGACGGCGCATGGTCGTCGCTGGAAGATGCCGCCGCATGGACGAGAGTGTCTGCCGGTGGTGCGTCTTCTTCGGTGGGCTGTGCCGTTGCCGCCTGCGCGTCATCTGACGCTGGTGGGCTGGAAGCGGCTACCGCGACCACCGGTTGCGGCTCGCCCTGACCGACGGTCTTTTCCGCCACCGCATCGTGGACCACTTTCAGATGCGGTCGCGTGGCCGATACCTGATCCACATCGATGCCGGTGGCGACAACGCTGACACGCATGGTGCCTTCCATCTCCTCGTGAAAGGTTGAACCGAAGATGATGTTGGCATTGGGATCGACTTCGGCACGGATACGGTTTGCCGCCTCGTCGACCTCGAACAGTGTCATGTCCATGCCACCGGTGACATTGATCAGGATGCCACGGGCGCCTTCCATGGAGACATCGTCCAGAAGCGGATTGGAGATGGCGGCTTCGGCCGCGTCGAGCGCGCGCCGCTCGCCATCGCCTTCACCGGTTCCCATCATGGCCTTGCCCATTTCGCCCATGACGGAGCGAATGTCGGCAAAATCCAGGTTAATCAGGCCCGGCATGATCATCAGGTCAGTGACGCCTCGCACACCGGAGTACAGGACGTCGTCAGCCATCTTGAATGCGTCGGCGAAGGTCGTTCGTTCATTGGCGACGCGGAACAGATTCTGATTGGGAATGACAATCAGCGTGTCCACATAGTTCTGCAACTCGTCAATGCCGGCATCGGCAATCCGCATTCTGTGCGTGCCTTCAAAGTGGAACGGCTTGGTGACAACGCCAATCGTCAGGATGCCGCGCTCCCGTGCGGCGCGGGCAATGACCGGGGCTGCGCCGGTGCCGGTTCCGCCGCCCATGCCGGCCGTAATGAACACCATGTTTGCATCACCCAGATGGTCGAGCAGCTCTTCCATGGCTTCTTCGGCGGCCGCCCGCCCGACGTCTGGTCGCGCACCCGCGCCGAGGCCGCGGGTGATGTTGATGCCGAGCTTGATCTGCCGTTCGCAGGCAGACTGTGACAGAGCCTGACAATCGGTGTTGGCGATGATGAACTCGACTCCCTCCAGGTTGGAGCGAATCATGTTGTCTACGGCGTTGCCGCCAGCGCCGCCAACGCCAATGACCGTAATGCGTGGCCGTAGTTCGGGCTCGTTCCTGGGCATGCTGAGGTGAATGGTCATGAGTGATCCTCCCTTCGTGTCAGATGTTCGGCAGGGGCCGGGTTGGTCGGGCGCCGGTCCTGATGGCGCAATGTGCGGTTCATGGCTTGTTCTCCGTTGCCGGGTTTGCTTCAGAAATGGTCACGCAGCCACCCGCCAACACGGCCAAACATGCCGAGTGCGGGAAGCGTGCGGTCGGTGGGACGCGGGCCGTAGTCGGGTCCGTCCGGTGCGTTCAGGGCGTAGGTCAGCAGGCCGGCGGCGGTGGAGAACGCCGGACCGCCGGTCGCTTCGGCCAGGCCGCTGATGTAGGCGGGCCGGGCGATCCGCACCTGCTTGTCCAGAACCCGGCCGGCATAGTCCTGCATGCCCGGGGTCTGGCTGGCGCCGCCGGTGATCACCGCACGACGGCCGACCAGGCGGTCAAAGCCGCTGGCGTGCAAGCGGTCGCGAACCATTTCGAGGATTTCCTCGACTCGTGGCCGGACGATGCTGTTTATCAGGGCGCGTGGCACCTGATTGGGCTGGACGCTGTCGCTTTCACCGACGGGCGTGACTTCAACCATTTCATGATCATCGGTGCGGCTCGGCAGCAGGCTGCCGAAGAGCACTTTGATCCGTTCGGCATGCAACAGCGGCGTGGTCAGTCCGCGCGCCAGATCACCGGTGACATGACCGCCGCCGACCGGCAGTACGTCCTGGTGAATCAGGCGGCCACCGAAAAACAGGGCGAGGGATGTTGTGCCGGCGCCGATGTCCACCAGAGTGACGCCAAGGTCGCTCTCATCATCGGCCAGGCAGGCCAGACCGGACGCATAGGGCGTAGTCACCAGGCCGGCCACGTCCAGGTGGGCCCGTTCGATGACGGTTTCCAGATTGCGCACAGGCCCCGGCGCCGCGTCTACGCGGTGCAGGGTCAAGGCCAGCCGGTCGCCAAACATGCCGGTCGGATCAGCGATCCCTGTCGTGTCGTCAATCGCATGATCGATGGGAATACGATGAAGGATGCGACGATTGTCTTCGAAGTCGCCCTGTCCGCCTTCCATCATGGCGCGGCGAACGTCGCTGGCGCTGACCTCATGGCCGGCGATGGCGACGTCCACATGGATGCGGGACGATGTGGGAACCCCGCAGGACACATTGACATGGACCTCGCGAATGGTCTCACCGCACATCTGCTCCGCCGCCTGTACGGTGGCGCGAATGGCTTGCTCCGCCGCTTCCATATCGACGATGGCGCCAGCGCGTACGCCCTGGGCGATCTGGTGGCCGATACCGATGACGCGCGGCCCGCTGGCTTCCAGCTTGGCGATAAAGCAGCAGACCTTGGCCGTTCCCACGTCGAGGGCGGCGATCGTGCTGCCGCGTGACAGGGCGTGACCGTTCCGGCGTTTTCGACCGCTCATGTGTCCTCTCCGACGGCAACAACATGAGTGGCGGAAACACCTGGCAAACGGATGATCACGCGATCCGGCAGCCGCAGATCAATCGACAGAATGTCACGCGACAGCAAACCGTGCGCGTGATCGACCTGGCGCAGCCGCTGGAGGGCGGCGGTCGGGCCGGCCTCTGGCAGAAGCAGATTGACGCCTGTGGACAGGCGCAGATTCCACCGCCGTTCGGATACGCGCACCGCCCCTGTGACCTGGCTGGCGATATCCGGCGCGTCCGCCATCATGGCGAGCAGCTCGCTCAGATGATCCAGCCCGCCGTCCCCGGCGACCACCGGCAGATGGGCAAAACGGCGGGGCACCGGCAGGCCGGACGCGATGGCCTCTATCCTCACTCCGGTCGCGTCGATCAGCACCAGTTGCCCGGACGCTTGCCAGAACGCGACCGGCCGGCGCTCCGCTATGGTCACATACAGCGTGTCGGGCAGGTGTCGGGCGACGGCGGCGCTGGCAACCCAGGGCAGAGCTTCAACCTGCCGGCGGATGGCGCCGGTGTCTGCGCCGACCAGGGAGTCGCCGCGACGGACGCCTATCGCAGCCAGCAGGGCGGCCTGTGAGGTTTCTTGCCGGCCGCTGACCAGAATGGACTCGACGCGCAGACCCATGGCCCGTGCAGCCTGGTTGGTTGCCTGGGCCAGCGATTGATTGAGGGCGGTTACACCGCCGTCATGCCACAGCCAGGCGCCTGACAAGGTGACCGCGAGCGCACCGGCAACCGTAATGCCGCGGCGGGACAAGAGTCGCTCGCCCAGCCAGGCCATGCCACGCCAGGCGCGTGCGCCGGGGCGGCCGGCAGAGGCCCGCGACTGTCTCAGGCGTGGCATCGCGCCTCCTCCACCAGCCAGGCGACCAGGTCGCCAAAACTGATGCCACAGTGCGCTGCCTGTTCCGGCACCAGGCTGATGCCGGTCATGCCGGGCTGGGTATTGATCTCCAGCAGGTGCAGGCCGGCCGCGCCATGCCGTTCATCAAAGCGGAAGTCACAACGGCTGACGCCGCTACACCCCAGTGTGCGATGGGCGGTAAGCGCCGACTCCATGGCCAGGTCATAAACCGCCGACGGGATATCAGCCGGCAAGACATGGGTTGCAAAGCCCGCCGTATATTTGGACCGGTAGTCGAAGATGGCCGTGTTCGTAACAATGTCGGTCACTGCCAGCGGGCGGTCGCCCATGACGCCGACCGTCAGTTCGCGACCGGGCACATAGGGCTCCACCAAAGCCTGCTCGCCATAACGCCAGTCGCTGTCAATCGGCGGTCGGTTGTCACCTGGCTCTACAATGCGAACGCCGAAGGTTGATCCCTCGCGCACGGGTTTGACCACGTACGGCCGCTGCAGAGGATCGCGCGCGTTGATTTCAGCCGTCGGCACCACAAGACCGTCGGTGCAGCGCAGGCCGGCGGCGCTGAACAGGCGCTTGGCCAGCGCCTTATCCATGGCAATGGCTGAGGCGGTAACGCCGGAATGGGTGTAGGGAATGCGCAGCACTTCGAGCAGTCCCTGAACGCAGCCATCTTCGCCAAACCGACCATGCAGGGCGTTGAAGCAGACGTCCGGGCGCAGCCGATCCAGGTCCAGGGCCAGGTTCTGCCCGGCGTCCACCTCGCTGACCCTGAACCCCTTGTCACGCAGGGCGCGGGCGCAGGCATCGCCACTGGACAGCGAGACCTCCCGTTCGGCGGACTGACCGCCCATCAGCACCGCGACGTGTCGGGTCATGGCGTCGTCTCCTGCGGCACGTCCTGCCGCAGGGTGCCTGGCAACGGCGCGCCGATGCGCCGGATCTCCCACCGCAGACCTATGCCGCTTGCCGCCTCTACCCTGCGACGGACTTCCTCGCCCAGATTTTCGATGTCAGCGGCGCTGGCCTGGCCCAGATTGATGATGAAGTTGCAATGCTTCTCCGACACCATGGCGTCACCGATGCGCAGACCGCGACAGCCCGCCTGCTCAATCAGGCGCCAGGCTTTTTCGCCCGTTGGATTGGCGAAGGTCGAGCCGCCGGTGCGGGCCCGCACCGGCTGGCTCTCCTCCCGCTGGCGGGCGATGTCCGCCATGCGAGCTTCGATCTCCGTTCGCGCCGCAGGCGCGCCCGAGAGCGTTGTGTCGAGGATGATCCAGTCTTGCGGCAGGCTGGATCGGCGATAGGTCAAGCCGAGGTCCGCCGGACTCAGCACATGGGCCTGGCCCTGCCGGTCCATGGTCCGCGCCTGGACCACCACATCCACCATTTCCCGGCCATAAGCGCCGGCGTTCATGCGCAGGGCGCCGCCGATGGTGCCGGGAACGCCATAGAGGAATTCAAGGCCGGAAAGGCCGGCCGCGGCCGCCGTCAGGGCGACGGTACGATCGAGGGCGCCGGCGCCGGCGCTGACCCGCTCATTGTCCACCGTGACGCTTGCAAAGCGGCGGCCGAGCCGGATAACGATGCCGGCAATGCCGCCGTCCCGCACCAGTAGATTTGACGCGACTCCCAACACCGTGACCGGGACGTCCGCCGGCAGCGCCGACAGGAAAGAGGACAGATCGTCTTCGTCGGCCGGGCGGAACAAGACTTCGGCTGGCCCGCCGGTGCGAAACCAGGTCATCGGACCCAGCGGCGCGTTGGCCGCCAATCGTCCGCGCACTGGCGGCAGACGGTTGATCAGCGGGTCATCGCGCATGGCCGCCATGGTCATCGCCCGCTCCCCGTATGACGGGCGCCAGGGCCGGGCAAAGCGCCGGGCAGGGCGCCAGGCAGGGCGTTGGCCCACTGGGTGATGGAGCCGGCGCCGAGGCAGATCACCATGTCGCCGGCGGTGGCCAGGTCAGCGATCATCTGCGGCAGGTCGTCAGCGGTTGGCAACGGGCGGACATCGCGGTGACCGCGGGCGCGGATGCCGTCTACCAGGCTGTCGCGGTCGGCGCCGGCAATCGGCTTTTCACCAGCCGAATAGACGTCACACACGATGACGCAATCGGCATCGTTGAAGCAGGTGCAGAAATCCTCGAACAGGTCGTGCAGGCGGCTGAAGCGATGGGGTTGAACCACCGCGATGACACGGCCGCGGGCGATGTCCCGTGCTGCCGCCAGAACCGCGGAGATTTCCACCGGGTGATGGCCATAGTCATCGACTACCGTGACGCCGCCGGTGGTTCCGGTGACGGTAAACCGCCGTTTGACGCCCTGAAAGGAAGAGAGACCGCGGCGAATATGCGCCGGGGCGATGTCCAGTTCACGGGCGACGGCGATGGCGGCAAGCGCGTTCTGCACGTTGTGGCGGCCAAACATGGGAAGGTGGAGCTGCTCCAGGAGCATCCCGCCGCCGCGGACCCGCTCGCCGATGATGGCGGTGAAGTGCATACCGTCCTGGGCGGCGGTGACGTCGCTCGCCTGAACGTCCGCCTGCCGATTCAGGCCATAGGTCAGCAGGCGGCGGTCGCGCACCTCGGGAATCAGCGTTTGCACTTCCGGGTGGTCGAGGCACAGCACACCGAAGCCGTAGAACGGGACATTCTCGACAAATGTCGCGAAGGCGGCGCGCAGATCATTGAAGGAGCCGTAGTGCTCCATATGTTCGGGGTCCATATTCGTGACGATGGCAATGGTCGCCGGCAGCTTGACAAACGTGCCGTCCGATTCGTCGGCTTCCACCACCATCCAGTCGCCGGCGCCGGTGCGGGCGTTGGTGCCGTAAGCATTGATGATGCCGCCGTTGATCACCGTCGGATCAAACCCGGCGGTATCAAGCAGATGGGCGACGAGCGAAGTTGTGGTGGTCTTGCCATGGGTGCCGCCGACCGCGACTGACCATTTGAGCCGCATCAGTTCGGCCAGCATTTCCGCCCGCCGCACCACAGGAATGAATCGCTGGCGCGCCGCCTCGGTTTCCGGATTGTCACGGGTAATGGCTGATGACACGACAACCGCCGAGCAGTCGCCCAGATTTTCCGCCCCGTGGCCTATAGTGACGGGAATGCCCATCGCGCGCAGTCGCTGAACATTGGCGTTCTCCGCCACGTCACTGCCCTGCACCGCATAGCCCAGGTTGTGCAGGATTTCGGCGATGCCGCTCATGCCGATACCGCCGATGCCGACGAAGTGCAGGGTGCCGATATTCAAGGGCAGCGCCTTCATGGTCGCCCGCCCCCTACCGGCCGGGCGGTGGCCGCCACCAGATCAGCCAGCGCCGCGGCGGCGTCCGGCCGGCCCAGCGCGCCGGCGGCCGCGGCGGCCCGGATAAGCAGATCCGGCATGGTCAGCAGACGCTGCAGGCGGCTGGCCAGGGCGTCGGGCGTGAAGGCGCTTTGCGGCATCAGCCAGCCGCCACCGGCCTCGTCCATGGCCTGGGCGTTGGCCGCCTGGTCCTGGTCGAGAGCGCCGGGAAAGGGCACCAGGATGGCCGGCCGGCCGGCTGTTGTCAGCTCCGCCACGGTTGATCCGCCGGCCCGGCAGATCACCAGATGGGCGGCCGCCAGGCGCTGCGGCACATCGGTAAAGAACGCCCGCAAAGTGATGTTTGCCGACACCCCGTCATAGGCCGCCTCTACCGCGGCCAGGTCTTCCGGCCGCACCTGCTGGGCAATACGCAGCCGCGCCTGCAGGTGTTGCGGCAGGCGGCGGATGGCCTCCGGTACAACGGCGCTGAAGACATGGGCTCCCTGACTTCCACCCAGAATCAGCACATCCAGAGGACCATCCAGTTGCGGTGCGCTGTAGGGCGATCCCGCCAGGCGGGCGATCGCGGCGCGCACCGGGTTGCCGGTGCAGACGATGCGACCGGTATCGCGCGGCCGCAGCCCGGCGACGCTGGCAAAGGACGTGGCTATGGCCGACGCGCGTGGCGCCAGAAGGCGGTTGGCCCGCCCGAGCACGGCGTTCTGATCGTGAATGACGGTTGGCTGTCCAAGGCGCGAGGCGGCAATCAACGCGGGCAGCGAAGGATAGCCGCCAAAGCCCACTACCACAGCAGGCTTGAGGCGCATCAGGCGCAGCCAGGCCTGGCCGACGCCAAGCAACAGGCGCGCAGCGCCTGCCGCCTTGCGCAGGGGGCCGCGCCCCGTCGTAGTTCCGGCAAACAACCGATGGACCGCCATGCGCGGGTCCAGATCGTGGAAAGCACTGCCCCGCCGATCCGTCACCAGGTCAACCCGGAAGCCGCGCGCCAGCAAGATCTCCGCCAGAGCCAGGGCCGGAAAGACGTGGCCGCCGGTGCCGCCAGCCGCCAGCAGGGCGAGACGGCCCTGACCATCGCTTTTGATCTGGCCGACGGGTGCGGTGGCACTGCGTGCCATGGCGAGAGGCGCGTTCATCGCCACGCCTCTGTCCCGTCGCCGCCTCGCCGCCGGCGCGTCAGGGCCAGCAACATGCCAATGGTGAAGGCCACGGCCAGCATGGAGGAACCGCCGTAGCTGACGAACGGGAGAGTCATGCCCTTGGTTGGCATCAGATGCAGGGTCGACGCCATGTTGACGATGGCCTGCAGGCCAAAGCCGACCAGCAGACCGGTGGTGGCGATCTGTACGAACGGACTGCTTTCGTCGCTGGCGCGGGCAAAGCCGCGCAGCACCACCAGGGCGAACAGACCGATGATAATGAGAGCGGCGAACATGCCCAGCTCCTCACCGGCGACAGCGAAGATGAAGTCGCTGTGGGCGTCCGGCAGGCGATCTTTGACGCTACCCTCACCGGGGCCGCGTCCGAACAGACCTCCGGCCATGAATGCCGACAGGCCGGTATCTACCTGGAATGTGTCGCCGGACGCCGGGTCCAGGAAACGGTCAATCCGACTCGAGACATGATCGAAGGTCCAGTAGGCGCCGATAGCGGCAACCAGACCGAGAACGCTGACGGCGACAATGATGACCATCGGCAGGCCGGCGACAAAAAGCTGGGCAACCCAGACTGCTGCAACAATGACCGTCATGCCCATGTCCGGCTGGGCCACCAGCAGCAGAGCGATGACGGCGAACAAGCCGGCGACGATCCGCCGGCCGGGAAAAGCCGGGTCGCGATGTGCTTCGGCCAGCAGCCAGGCGCTGACCACGGCAAAGGTCGGCTTGAGGAACTCTGATGGCTGAAGGGAAAAGCCGGGCAGCGACAGCCAGCGCTGGGCGCCCTTGATCTCGGGCCCGATGACCAGAGTCAGGGCGGTGGCCAGCAGGGCCGCAGCGAATCCGACAATGGCCAGTCGGCGCATGGTCAGCGGGTCAAGCAGGCTGATCGCCACCAGCACAATCAGGGCCAGCACACTGAAAACCATCTGCCGCTCGACGAAGTGGAGGGGCGGCAGGCCGATCCGCACCGCCACCGCGGGACTGGCCATGGCGGCGAGCATGATGCCAATGGCCAGCAGCAACAGGGCCGCCGCCAGCAGCCAGCGGTCTACGGTCCACCACCAGCGGCCGATGATCGAAGTATCGGTGCGGGCCATCAGAAATGTCATGACCGGGCCTCCGCCGCCGGCAGGGCCTGAATCTGATCCAGCACCAATTGGCGGAAGCGGTCGCCGCGTTCGGCAAAATCACTGAATTGATCAAACGAGGCGCAAGCCGGCGACAGGAGTATGACCGAAGGAAGCGGGTCCTTCGTTGCCGCATGGGATGCCCGGGCAACGGCTGTCGCCAGATCGCCGCAGCGGCTGACCAGGGTACGAGGACTGAGGTCCCGGGCAAAACTTTCCGTCGCTTCGCCGATAAGAAAGGTTTCCTGAACGCGGCCCATGCGGCTGGCCAGAGGCGCGAGGGACTCACCCTTGGCCTGGCCGCCGGCGATCCAGTAGATGCGTTCGTAGCAGTCGAGCGCGGTACAGGCGGCGGACACATTGGTCGCCTTGCTGTCGTTGACAAAGGTGACGTGACCGGTGCGGGCGACCACCTCCTGGCGATGTGGCAGGCCTGCATAAGTGACAAGCGCGCCAGCGATGACCGCCGCCTCAATGCCGACCGCACGGGCGACCGCATAGGCGGCGGCGGCGTTCTGCCAGTTGTGACGGCCCGGCAGAGAGGATGCGGCGGACAGATCGCAGACGCGGCCGTCACCGCCGGCTCGCTCGTCATAGAGGACGCCATCGCGAACGGAGACCTCGCCCGGCGCAGCACCCTCCGCGGAAACGGCAACAATCGTCCGGCCCGCAGGCTGCGCTAAAAGCTCGTCGCGAATAGCCTGGCACCACACGTCGTCCTGGCCGACGACGGCCACG
Above is a window of Alphaproteobacteria bacterium DNA encoding:
- a CDS encoding putative peptidoglycan glycosyltransferase FtsW, whose product is MTFLMARTDTSIIGRWWWTVDRWLLAAALLLLAIGIMLAAMASPAVAVRIGLPPLHFVERQMVFSVLALIVLVAISLLDPLTMRRLAIVGFAAALLATALTLVIGPEIKGAQRWLSLPGFSLQPSEFLKPTFAVVSAWLLAEAHRDPAFPGRRIVAGLFAVIALLLVAQPDMGMTVIVAAVWVAQLFVAGLPMVIIVAVSVLGLVAAIGAYWTFDHVSSRIDRFLDPASGDTFQVDTGLSAFMAGGLFGRGPGEGSVKDRLPDAHSDFIFAVAGEELGMFAALIIIGLFALVVLRGFARASDESSPFVQIATTGLLVGFGLQAIVNMASTLHLMPTKGMTLPFVSYGGSSMLAVAFTIGMLLALTRRRRGGDGTEAWR
- the murD gene encoding UDP-N-acetylmuramoyl-L-alanine--D-glutamate ligase produces the protein MIALPRTRGQTYAVLGLGRTGLSAAKALAASGARVLGWDDQAERRSAAAAAGVPLADLMQESFAEIDGLVLSPGIPHRFPKPHPVAVRARDHGCEILSDLELMWRSHPELRAIGITGTNGKSTTTALISHVLAAAGCEVRTGGNIGLGVLALEPGGSTTRYVLELSSYQLELTPGMRFEIAVLLNISPDHLDRHGGLDGYVAAKRHIFANQRAGDVAVVGQDDVWCQAIRDELLAQPAGRTIVAVSAEGAAPGEVSVRDGVLYDERAGGDGRVCDLSAASSLPGRHNWQNAAAAYAVARAVGIEAAVIAGALVTYAGLPHRQEVVARTGHVTFVNDSKATNVSAACTALDCYERIYWIAGGQAKGESLAPLASRMGRVQETFLIGEATESFARDLSPRTLVSRCGDLATAVARASHAATKDPLPSVILLSPACASFDQFSDFAERGDRFRQLVLDQIQALPAAEARS